The window AAGTACTAATGAAAAAGTGGAATCAAGTGAGTTTGGTTAAACAAATCATTGTAGGGTTGATTATTGGAATTATCCTGGCTATAACGATCCCAGCTGCTGCAAAACCAGTTGTGATTTTTGGCTCTTTATTTGTAGGGGCTTTGAAAGCAATTGCACCTGTATTAGTGCTGTTCTTGGTTATGTCGGCCATTGCCCAACACAAGAGTGGTAAGAAAACGAATATGTCAACGATTATCGGCCTTTATCTTTTAGGCACCTTTTTAGCTGGCTTAATTGCAGTTATTGTAAGCTTTATGTTTCCTGTAACCTTAACACTTGCAACGGGTGCAGGTGATGTGACGGCTCCAAGCGGTGTGGTAGAGGTACTCAAAACATTACTGTTAAACGTTGTCGATAACCCAGTTAAAGCTATTTATAATGCTAACTATATCGGTATTTTAGCTTGGGCGGTACTTCTAGGTTTTGCTCTAAAAAATGCCGCTGATTCTACAAAAACTCTAATTGCGAATTTTTCAGATGCTGTATCCAAAATGGTTACATGGGTGATCAGATTTGCCCCTTTAGGAATCATGGGTCTAGTATTTGAATCTATTACGACAAATGGAATAGAGTCTTTACTAAGTTATGGTAAATTACTTGCAGTATTAATTGGATGTATGTTCTTTGTAGCACTTGTAGTAAATCCTATTATTGTGTTCGCAACTATACGTCAAAATCCATTCCCACTTGTATTTAAATGCATAAGGGAAAGCGGTATTACAGCGTTCTTTACACGAAGTTCTGCAGCCAACATTCCTGTAAATATGAGATTATGTGAAAAACTAGGTTTGAATAAGGATGCTTATTCAGTATCCATTCCATTAGGCGCAACCATCAATATGGCTGGTGCCGCTGTTACTATTTCTGTTTTGACCCTTGCTGCAGTTCATACACTAGGCATTCAAGTGGATATTCCTACTGCAATAATCCTCAGTGTACTGTCAGCTGTCTGTGCTTGCGGTGCTTCAGGGGTTGCTGGTGGTTCTCTTTTACTGATTCCTCTAGCATGCAGTTTATTCGGAATCCCAGATGATGTTGCAATGAAGGTTGTTGGTGTCGGCTTTATTATAGGCGTTTTACAAGACTCATTTGAAACCGCACTTAACTCATCCACAGACGTACTTTTCACAGCAGCAGCTGAATTTAAGGAATGGCGTAAAAAAGGTAAAAAAATAGATATCCAAAAAGCAGCATAAAGCAAAATAAGGTGTCAGGCACCATCCAATTTTCTGGGTGGGTCTGACACCTTTTTTTGTATTTTTTTCACAATTGACTATGTCCTTTTTGCTAATGAATTTTTAGAATGCTTGTTTTTGAAATGGCTTATAGAATCAGTGGAACCGTCCCTAAATCATAATATAGATCGTATGCGATGTATCGTGTTGAATGTATCGTATTCGATGTTTTG of the Bacillus sp. 1NLA3E genome contains:
- the sstT gene encoding serine/threonine transporter SstT is translated as MKVLMKKWNQVSLVKQIIVGLIIGIILAITIPAAAKPVVIFGSLFVGALKAIAPVLVLFLVMSAIAQHKSGKKTNMSTIIGLYLLGTFLAGLIAVIVSFMFPVTLTLATGAGDVTAPSGVVEVLKTLLLNVVDNPVKAIYNANYIGILAWAVLLGFALKNAADSTKTLIANFSDAVSKMVTWVIRFAPLGIMGLVFESITTNGIESLLSYGKLLAVLIGCMFFVALVVNPIIVFATIRQNPFPLVFKCIRESGITAFFTRSSAANIPVNMRLCEKLGLNKDAYSVSIPLGATINMAGAAVTISVLTLAAVHTLGIQVDIPTAIILSVLSAVCACGASGVAGGSLLLIPLACSLFGIPDDVAMKVVGVGFIIGVLQDSFETALNSSTDVLFTAAAEFKEWRKKGKKIDIQKAA